In a single window of the Streptomyces cinnabarinus genome:
- a CDS encoding MFS transporter yields MTRTTNDRPAVVPVLAFAGIVVAVMQTLLVPVIKDLPQLLDTSPSNATWVLTSTLLSGAVATPIMGRLGDLYGKRRMLVLSLAVMVVGALVSAVTSALLPMIVGRTLQGFAMGAIPLGIGLMRDMLPREKLGSAMALMSSSIGVGGGLALPAAALVAQNTDWHALFYGAAGLGILAIALTLFAVPESPMRAEGTFDLPGALGLSTGLVLFLLPITKGSDWGWTSATTLGLFAASAAVLLLWGVYELRSKAPLVDLRTTARPAVLFTNLASIMVGVSFYVVSLVLPQLLQLPTSTGYGLGQSMVVAGLLVAPLGLTMMFTAPVYARLSAKHGPKFTLILGLLIIAVGYGAGLGLMSAAWQSLVIAVLLGAGIGLAYSSLPALIVGAVPASETGAANGLNTLMRSIGTSVSSAVIGMVLANTANTVGGVEIPTMQGFRVSFLIATGAVAIGLLLALFLPKPDRAPRLRASSEEEANLARAEEALRGFRGRVLDSGGAPVARAKVTLIDHSGRQAGATLSAEDGSYALSVPAQGAYVLAAKANGHGPHASSATHAGGDGAVDVDLALPTA; encoded by the coding sequence ATGACACGTACGACCAACGACCGGCCCGCCGTCGTCCCCGTCCTCGCCTTCGCGGGCATCGTGGTCGCGGTGATGCAGACCCTGCTTGTGCCGGTCATCAAGGACCTGCCGCAGCTGCTGGACACCTCCCCCTCCAACGCCACCTGGGTCCTCACCTCCACCCTGCTCTCCGGCGCCGTCGCCACCCCGATCATGGGCCGCCTCGGCGACCTGTACGGCAAGCGCCGGATGCTGGTGCTCAGCCTCGCCGTGATGGTGGTCGGCGCCCTGGTCAGCGCCGTCACCAGCGCCCTGCTCCCGATGATCGTCGGCCGTACCCTCCAGGGCTTCGCGATGGGCGCCATCCCGCTCGGCATCGGCCTGATGCGCGACATGCTGCCCCGCGAGAAGCTCGGCTCGGCGATGGCGCTGATGAGTTCCTCGATCGGCGTCGGCGGCGGACTCGCGCTGCCCGCCGCGGCCCTGGTCGCCCAGAACACCGACTGGCACGCCCTGTTCTACGGCGCCGCCGGCCTCGGCATCCTCGCCATCGCCCTCACCCTGTTCGCCGTACCGGAGTCCCCGATGCGCGCCGAGGGCACCTTCGACCTGCCGGGCGCGCTCGGCCTCTCCACCGGCTTGGTCCTCTTCCTGCTGCCGATCACCAAGGGCAGTGACTGGGGCTGGACCTCCGCCACCACGCTCGGCCTGTTCGCCGCGTCCGCCGCGGTGTTGCTCCTGTGGGGCGTCTACGAGCTGCGCTCCAAGGCACCCCTGGTCGATCTGCGCACGACGGCCCGCCCCGCGGTGCTCTTCACCAACCTCGCCTCGATCATGGTCGGCGTCTCCTTCTACGTGGTCTCCCTGGTCCTGCCGCAGCTCCTCCAGCTCCCCACGAGCACCGGTTACGGCCTCGGCCAGTCGATGGTGGTCGCGGGTCTGCTGGTCGCCCCGCTGGGCCTGACGATGATGTTCACCGCACCGGTCTACGCCCGCCTCTCGGCCAAGCACGGCCCCAAGTTCACCCTCATCCTGGGCCTGTTGATCATCGCCGTCGGCTACGGCGCGGGCCTCGGTCTGATGAGCGCGGCCTGGCAGTCCCTCGTCATCGCGGTCCTGCTCGGCGCGGGCATCGGCCTCGCCTACTCCTCGCTGCCCGCACTGATCGTCGGCGCGGTCCCGGCCTCGGAGACGGGTGCGGCGAACGGTCTCAACACGCTGATGCGGTCCATCGGTACGTCCGTCTCCAGCGCCGTCATCGGCATGGTGCTGGCCAACACGGCGAACACCGTGGGCGGTGTGGAGATCCCGACGATGCAGGGTTTCCGTGTCTCGTTCCTGATCGCGACCGGCGCGGTGGCGATCGGCCTGCTGCTGGCGCTGTTCCTGCCGAAGCCGGACCGCGCGCCGCGACTGCGGGCCAGCAGCGAGGAGGAGGCCAACCTGGCCCGCGCCGAGGAGGCGTTGCGCGGCTTCCGCGGCCGGGTCCTGGACTCCGGGGGCGCACCGGTCGCCCGCGCCAAGGTCACCCTGATCGACCACAGCGGCCGCCAGGCGGGCGCCACGCTCTCGGCGGAGGACGGCAGTTACGCCCTCTCCGTCCCGGCGCAGGGCGCCTATGTCCTGGCCGCGAAGGCCAACGGCCATGGCCCGCACGCCTCTTCGGCGACCCACGCGGGCGGCGACGGCGCGGTCGACGTGGACCTGGCGCTCCCTACGGCCTGA
- a CDS encoding helix-turn-helix domain-containing protein produces the protein MIGTVFRCADVPAEDRFEYWRERVGRTVAPADVTSDYATDYWAEQRLLQLGPVTIWPASFLPTRFRRSARMVRQSDPELYHLRLVVRGGLAVDHDGRADTYGPGDMYLADSSRPGDVRSYDDGERSPVTGVGVEVPKVLFPVPPHRELLGRRLSGREGTGALLKDFVTGLVRQADTLRPSDAPRLGTVLLDLVSTWVAQVLEAERALPPETRQRALITEIHAFIRQNLHDPELTPPVIAAAHHISLSYLHRVFQEQTGGETVAARIRRLRLEGARRDLADPALGSTPIHTIAARWGLPRASDFSRGFRAAYGLPPREFRQRALAAHRQTNAYTRTKGPARP, from the coding sequence ATGATCGGGACGGTATTCCGGTGCGCGGACGTGCCGGCCGAGGACAGGTTCGAGTACTGGCGGGAGCGGGTCGGACGGACCGTCGCCCCCGCCGACGTCACCAGTGACTACGCCACCGACTACTGGGCGGAGCAACGGCTGTTGCAGTTGGGGCCGGTCACGATCTGGCCGGCCTCGTTCCTGCCGACGCGGTTCCGCCGGAGCGCGAGGATGGTGCGGCAGTCCGACCCCGAGCTGTACCACCTCAGACTGGTCGTGCGCGGCGGTCTGGCCGTCGATCACGACGGCCGGGCCGACACCTACGGTCCGGGCGACATGTATCTGGCGGACAGCTCGCGGCCGGGCGATGTGCGCTCGTACGACGACGGGGAGCGCAGCCCGGTCACCGGCGTGGGCGTCGAGGTGCCCAAGGTGCTGTTCCCGGTGCCCCCGCACCGGGAGTTGCTGGGCAGACGGCTGTCCGGCCGGGAGGGGACCGGCGCGCTGCTCAAGGACTTCGTCACCGGGCTGGTCCGGCAGGCCGACACCCTGCGCCCGTCCGACGCGCCACGCCTGGGCACGGTCCTGCTCGACCTGGTGTCGACCTGGGTGGCACAGGTGCTGGAGGCGGAACGGGCGCTGCCGCCGGAGACCCGGCAACGGGCGCTGATCACCGAGATCCACGCGTTCATCCGGCAGAACCTGCACGATCCGGAGCTGACACCGCCCGTGATCGCCGCGGCGCACCACATCTCCCTCAGCTATCTGCACCGCGTCTTCCAGGAACAGACGGGCGGCGAGACCGTAGCCGCCCGGATCCGGCGGCTACGTCTCGAAGGCGCCCGCCGCGACCTCGCCGACCCGGCGCTCGGCTCCACCCCGATCCACACCATCGCCGCCCGCTGGGGCCTGCCCCGCGCCTCCGACTTCTCCCGCGGCTTCCGCGCCGCGTACGGACTGCCGCCGAGGGAGTTCCGGCAGCGTGCGCTGGCCGCGCACAGACAGACAAACGCGTACACACGGACAAAGGGGCCCGCGCGGCCGTAG
- a CDS encoding RICIN domain-containing protein produces MHVKSLTKISAVAAGALCALAFATPAQAEDDFRPLTNRATGKCLAVPNASTANGTGLIQWGCNGYSEQNWTLTHVAGGNGDRWTIRNQNSLKCIAIPQSSTANGTQAIQWTCDSANTDQVFIKDSWGRLRNVNSDKCLAVPNSSTANGTEIIQWTCSENFNQRWAF; encoded by the coding sequence ATGCACGTGAAGTCCCTGACGAAGATCTCCGCAGTCGCCGCCGGCGCCCTGTGCGCCCTCGCCTTCGCCACCCCGGCGCAGGCCGAGGACGACTTCCGGCCCCTCACCAACCGCGCCACCGGCAAGTGTCTGGCCGTTCCCAACGCCAGCACCGCCAACGGAACCGGCCTCATCCAGTGGGGCTGCAACGGCTACTCGGAGCAGAACTGGACCCTGACCCATGTCGCGGGCGGCAACGGCGACCGTTGGACCATCAGGAACCAGAACAGCCTGAAGTGCATCGCCATCCCCCAGTCCAGCACCGCCAACGGCACCCAGGCCATCCAGTGGACCTGCGACTCCGCCAACACCGACCAGGTCTTCATCAAGGACAGCTGGGGTCGGCTGCGCAACGTCAACAGCGACAAGTGCCTCGCCGTCCCGAACTCCAGCACCGCCAACGGCACCGAGATCATCCAGTGGACCTGCTCCGAGAACTTCAACCAGCGGTGGGCTTTCTGA
- a CDS encoding RICIN domain-containing protein, with amino-acid sequence MNLHRKAAAVLAAAALICAPVLTGSSLTGSASAAEGAVARTAMAETAVAVQAVPEARLFNQGTGLCLANPGSDQDPGTVMIQWTCSYSASNFWSLEPVTGGYHVVNKASGQCLAIGSGSETPGAKAIQWTCGTGAEQVWAHDGNERLVNKKSGLCLAIPSSSTTAGIEAMQWTCSTNKDQRWLW; translated from the coding sequence ATGAACCTGCACAGAAAGGCGGCCGCCGTTCTGGCGGCCGCCGCCCTTATCTGCGCGCCCGTACTGACGGGTTCGTCGCTGACCGGCTCGGCCTCGGCGGCCGAAGGCGCGGTGGCCAGGACCGCGATGGCCGAGACCGCGGTGGCCGTCCAAGCAGTGCCCGAGGCCCGTCTGTTCAACCAGGGCACCGGTCTGTGCCTGGCCAACCCGGGCTCGGACCAGGACCCCGGCACCGTGATGATCCAGTGGACGTGCAGCTACAGCGCCAGCAACTTCTGGTCGCTGGAGCCCGTCACCGGCGGCTACCACGTGGTCAACAAGGCGAGCGGACAGTGCCTGGCCATCGGCAGCGGCTCCGAGACCCCGGGTGCCAAGGCCATCCAGTGGACCTGCGGCACCGGCGCCGAGCAGGTCTGGGCGCACGACGGCAACGAGCGGCTGGTCAACAAGAAGAGCGGCCTCTGCCTCGCCATCCCCAGCTCCAGCACGACCGCCGGCATCGAGGCCATGCAGTGGACCTGCTCGACGAACAAGGACCAGCGATGGCTGTGGTGA
- a CDS encoding sialidase family protein, whose product MAVVTPVTPVPPVTRKRAWTALLSALVLAVLTGLLLPGPAVAEGTSGESVAHIDAVTEGDGPRTPDIIATSADNAVVAWREGTVPGKVDQGYIRYAYTTDGGASWTHPKVLAQETSEYTWHYVILYQSGNELFAYMGRTKAASDNKNGLPIDAIVVKRSTDEGHTWQDYPVTMPLDLPDTGADEGFANLIIAGRPTKLASGKHVIPFWASNRENGVLISSDLKTWTAGGVVPDPSGLKPGESQVAVSQDDPNKLVMVARSDAAYTRAATATSSDGGLTWTPFTLDNNIPSYNVKVQFIKDSTGRYLSIYNTATNRDVLNYKTKRAGAAWNAGRQFANGSAADEDPDQAGTTGKGWDTYAMADEYAPGKFYVAWEFDTSRIKVNRLDISDAP is encoded by the coding sequence ATGGCTGTGGTGACCCCCGTGACCCCGGTGCCCCCCGTGACCCGTAAGCGCGCCTGGACCGCGCTCCTGAGCGCACTGGTCCTCGCCGTACTGACCGGGCTGCTGCTGCCCGGACCGGCTGTCGCCGAGGGCACCTCGGGCGAGTCGGTCGCCCATATCGACGCCGTGACCGAGGGCGACGGCCCCCGCACCCCCGACATCATCGCCACCAGCGCCGACAACGCGGTCGTGGCCTGGCGCGAGGGCACCGTCCCCGGCAAGGTCGATCAGGGATACATCCGGTACGCGTACACCACCGACGGCGGCGCGAGCTGGACCCACCCGAAGGTGCTCGCCCAGGAGACCAGCGAGTACACCTGGCACTACGTGATCCTCTACCAGTCGGGCAACGAGCTCTTCGCCTACATGGGCCGCACCAAGGCCGCGAGCGACAACAAGAACGGCCTGCCGATCGACGCCATCGTCGTCAAGCGCAGCACCGACGAGGGCCACACCTGGCAGGACTACCCCGTCACCATGCCGCTCGACCTCCCGGACACCGGCGCGGACGAGGGCTTCGCCAACCTCATCATCGCCGGGCGCCCGACCAAGCTGGCCAGCGGCAAGCACGTCATCCCCTTCTGGGCCTCCAACCGGGAGAACGGCGTGCTGATCTCCTCGGACCTGAAGACCTGGACGGCCGGTGGCGTCGTACCGGACCCGAGCGGGCTCAAGCCCGGCGAGTCGCAGGTTGCGGTCTCCCAGGACGACCCGAACAAGCTCGTCATGGTCGCCCGCAGTGACGCGGCCTACACCCGCGCCGCCACCGCCACCAGCTCCGACGGCGGACTGACCTGGACGCCCTTCACGCTCGACAACAACATCCCGAGCTACAACGTGAAGGTCCAGTTCATCAAGGACAGCACCGGCCGGTACCTCTCGATCTACAACACGGCCACCAACCGCGACGTCCTGAACTACAAGACCAAGCGGGCCGGAGCGGCCTGGAACGCGGGCCGTCAATTCGCCAACGGCTCGGCAGCCGACGAGGACCCCGACCAGGCGGGCACCACCGGCAAGGGCTGGGACACCTACGCCATGGCCGACGAGTACGCGCCCGGCAAGTTCTACGTGGCGTGGGAGTTCGACACCTCCCGCATCAAGGTGAACAGGCTGGACATCTCGGACGCCCCCTGA
- a CDS encoding class I SAM-dependent methyltransferase: protein MTPAPKPEILAAFEAAKGFMPVGEGLALYAAAVEAGGLGLPLLEVGTYCGRSTLLLADAARAAGVTALTVDHHRGSEEQQPGWEYHDPETVDPELGLMDTLPTFRRTLHKAGLEEHVIALVGRSPQVARVWAAPLALVFIDGGHTDEHATADYEGWAPHVAEGGLLVIHDVFPDPADEFTGQAPYRIYLRALESGAFEEISVTDSLRVLRRTGAGI from the coding sequence ATGACCCCGGCCCCCAAGCCCGAGATCCTGGCCGCGTTCGAGGCGGCGAAGGGGTTCATGCCGGTCGGTGAGGGCCTGGCCCTGTACGCGGCGGCGGTGGAGGCGGGCGGGCTCGGCCTGCCCCTCCTGGAGGTCGGCACCTACTGCGGACGCTCCACCCTCCTCCTCGCCGACGCGGCCCGCGCGGCCGGTGTGACGGCTCTCACGGTCGACCACCACCGCGGCAGCGAGGAGCAGCAGCCGGGCTGGGAGTACCACGACCCCGAGACGGTCGACCCCGAGCTCGGCCTGATGGACACGCTGCCGACGTTCCGCAGGACGCTGCACAAGGCGGGCCTGGAGGAGCACGTGATCGCCCTGGTCGGCCGCTCACCGCAGGTCGCCCGCGTCTGGGCCGCACCCCTGGCCCTGGTCTTCATCGACGGCGGCCACACCGACGAGCACGCCACCGCCGACTACGAGGGCTGGGCCCCCCATGTGGCCGAAGGCGGCCTCCTCGTGATCCACGACGTCTTCCCTGACCCGGCGGACGAGTTCACCGGCCAGGCCCCGTACCGCATCTACCTGCGCGCGCTGGAGTCGGGCGCCTTCGAGGAGATCTCCGTCACGGACTCCCTGCGCGTGCTGCGGCGAACGGGGGCGGGGATCTGA
- a CDS encoding N-acetylmuramoyl-L-alanine amidase, with amino-acid sequence MSYVGPDFDPQPRRPRRSPLTVALVALVPGALLGWVAYEALGGSDDGGGSDKAAVGTPTASSPPATGDAKEPSPSDSPEESPKDSLEPTASGPLKGKVVVIDPGHNPSNFQHTAEINRKVDIGTGFKECDTTGTATNSGYTEAKFTLDVAHRMRTLLEKQGATVELTQDGDRSYGPCIDERARIGNKAEADAVVSIHADGAGTGNRGFHVILPGPVNSGAADTRPIVAPSRDLGERIAGNFVRATGSAPSNYVGDGTGLVTRKDLGGLNLSTVPKVFIECGNMRDSKDAAQLTSGAWRQKAAQGISDGIVSFLRG; translated from the coding sequence GTGTCGTACGTAGGACCGGACTTCGATCCGCAGCCCCGCCGCCCCCGTCGCAGCCCCCTCACCGTGGCGCTCGTCGCGCTCGTGCCGGGCGCGCTGCTCGGATGGGTGGCGTACGAGGCGCTCGGCGGCTCGGACGACGGAGGCGGCTCGGACAAGGCGGCCGTGGGGACACCGACGGCCTCGTCGCCGCCCGCGACCGGCGACGCCAAGGAGCCGAGCCCCTCGGACTCCCCGGAGGAGTCCCCGAAGGACTCCCTGGAGCCCACCGCCTCCGGCCCCCTCAAGGGCAAGGTCGTCGTCATCGACCCGGGGCACAACCCGAGCAACTTCCAGCACACCGCCGAGATCAACCGCAAGGTGGACATCGGCACCGGGTTCAAGGAGTGCGACACCACCGGCACGGCCACGAACTCCGGTTACACGGAGGCCAAGTTCACCCTGGACGTCGCCCACCGCATGCGCACGCTGCTGGAGAAGCAGGGCGCCACGGTCGAACTGACCCAGGACGGGGACCGTTCGTACGGCCCCTGCATCGACGAGCGGGCGCGCATCGGCAACAAGGCCGAGGCCGACGCGGTCGTCTCGATCCACGCCGACGGCGCCGGTACCGGCAACCGCGGCTTCCACGTCATCCTCCCCGGCCCGGTGAACTCCGGTGCCGCCGACACCCGTCCGATCGTCGCCCCCTCGCGCGACCTCGGTGAACGCATCGCGGGCAACTTCGTCAGGGCCACCGGAAGCGCGCCCTCCAACTACGTGGGCGACGGCACCGGTCTCGTCACGCGTAAGGATCTCGGCGGTCTCAATCTGTCAACGGTTCCCAAGGTGTTCATCGAGTGCGGCAACATGCGCGATAGCAAGGACGCGGCACAGCTGACCAGCGGTGCCTGGCGACAGAAGGCGGCGCAAGGGATCTCTGACGGAATCGTGAGTTTTCTGCGCGGGTAG
- a CDS encoding DUF5336 domain-containing protein, which produces MNIRSLTRGDGVVIGAAVLLFVASFLDTYGGDSSSIPSAWDNLGMLMSMYVAGIAGAVLIVVARALPQPRKVVGLDLGQLGVALTVFAAWTSFWTIIDPAGSIDTDGFDVEVGAGLILGLIAALLLAGAAVASPLLPALQGALLPAPGPAAPQPYGGQPQGGYGYPGAQQPQAPQPGQPFGGQPQGGPQPFGGQPQGGQPQAPAPQPGGDFSPFWFAVPVARPLFAEDGSPTPIAELAPGTWYLAVEQRGPQLIAQTQDGRRGVLQDTSGIQRG; this is translated from the coding sequence GTGAATATCCGCTCCCTCACTAGAGGCGACGGCGTGGTGATCGGAGCAGCGGTGTTGCTCTTCGTCGCGTCGTTCCTCGACACCTACGGTGGCGACAGCAGCAGCATTCCCAGCGCCTGGGACAACCTCGGCATGCTGATGAGCATGTACGTCGCCGGCATCGCGGGCGCAGTCCTGATCGTCGTGGCCCGCGCGCTGCCGCAGCCCCGCAAGGTCGTTGGCCTCGACCTGGGCCAGCTCGGCGTCGCGCTGACGGTCTTCGCCGCCTGGACCTCGTTCTGGACGATCATCGACCCGGCGGGTTCGATCGACACGGACGGCTTCGACGTCGAGGTGGGCGCCGGTCTCATCCTCGGCCTGATCGCCGCCCTCCTGCTGGCGGGTGCCGCCGTGGCGTCCCCGCTGCTGCCCGCCCTCCAGGGCGCCCTCCTGCCGGCCCCCGGCCCCGCGGCCCCGCAGCCGTACGGCGGGCAGCCGCAGGGCGGTTACGGGTACCCGGGTGCCCAGCAGCCGCAGGCGCCGCAGCCGGGGCAGCCGTTCGGCGGTCAGCCGCAGGGCGGTCCGCAGCCGTTCGGCGGCCAGCCGCAGGGCGGTCAGCCGCAGGCGCCCGCGCCGCAGCCCGGCGGGGACTTCTCCCCGTTCTGGTTCGCCGTGCCGGTGGCCCGTCCGCTGTTCGCGGAGGACGGTTCGCCCACGCCGATCGCCGAACTGGCGCCCGGCACCTGGTACCTGGCCGTGGAGCAGCGCGGCCCGCAGCTCATCGCGCAGACGCAGGACGGTCGTCGCGGTGTGCTCCAGGACACCAGCGGCATCCAGCGCGGCTGA